The DNA region AATTTATTATATAACTTTATTCTCAAGAGTTTGTATTTTTTTCTTATAGGGAATCCTATTGTTAATTAAAATAATACTTACGGCTATAATTATTAATCCAATAATATTTTGAATAGTAATCTTTTCTCTTAAAAAGAGAGCAGCCCATATAATGCCAAATACAGGAACTAAAAAAGTTACACTTAAGGTTTTTACTGCACCAACTTCTCTAATGAGATAAAAATATATTAGATAAGCAATAGAAGTGCAAAGTATACCTAATAAAATGACAGAAATAATTGCTCTAGAACTAGGTACTTGTTTAGGTAGAGTTAAAATACTAAAAGGTAACAATATTATTGTAGCAGCTAATTGTTGACCAAAAGCTAAATTTAGGGGAGGCACATTTTTAGATATCTTTAGAGAAGAATATACTCCTACAAATCCATAGGAAAATGCAGCTAATATAGACAAAAGAGCATATATCCATATATTGCTAACATGTGTACTTGTTAATCCAACAAGAACTATAACCCCTAAAAAACCTAAAATTAGACCAAGTACCTTTTTCATATTTAAATGTTCTTTGCTCCAAATTACTGAAACAATAGCCGTAAAGGTTGGTGTAGTTGCATTTAAGATTGCTGCTAATGATGCAGTTATATGTAATTCTGCAGTGCATATAAGGGCAAAGGGCAATGCTGCATTTAACAGACCTAAAATAAAATACTCCCTCCACATTTTTAAAAATGATATCTTACATTTATTTAAACAGCAGATAATTATCAAGGTGATTGCAGATATAAGAACTCTTAAATTTGTTGTAAAAATTGCTCCCATTTCAGGGGAACTGATTTTCATAAATAGAAAAGAGAAACCCCATAAGGCTGATAATAGAATTATTGCTAAAAAGTATTTAGTTTTCATTAGTAAATGCCTCCTTATTTTATCTATTACAATTATAATAGATATCTTTTTCAAAATCTTCTTTAATACTAATTTTTATTAAAAATAAATTATATATAAGTCACAATTAAAATTATACACGTAATCAATAATGACATATATTTTTTTTATTCATGCAAATATATTAAAGAAAACGATTATCAATATTGCATTAGAATCGTTCATAAAGCTAAGCATATAATGCTGTACAGCACATATTAATTAGGGTGTACGGTATTATCATTTATTCAATACAAAACTGATTTATAACAGTATAAAATAAAAATTAGGTTGACTTTTGAAATGTTAAATGTTAAAATTCTTCACGTAATGTTAAAACATCCGTATAATCTTGACAATATGGGTCAAGAGTTTCTACCAAGGTACCTTAAATCTTTGACTATGGATGAATCTAAGTTAATATTTTAAATTTTCTTTATAAGAAAATTTAAAATAAGATTCGTTAATGGATGTAATTATATATTCATAACGGGTTTTTTTGCTTTATTCTACATTTTATTTTTAAGGAGGAATGACTTTTGACAAACGGGGAAGAAACTCAAAACAAATCATTTTTGGAATCATATTTTAAATTGTCAGAGAACAAGACAAATCCAAGAACAGAGATTGTAGCAGGTATTACTACATTTATTACTATGGCTTATATTATATTTGTAAACCCAAGTATACTTAAGCTTACTGGAATGGATGCAAATGCAGTCTTTGTTGCAACTTGCATAGCGGCAGCTGTGGGAACTATTATAATGGCATTGTATGCTAATTTACCCTTTGCACAGGCTCCAGGTATGGGACTTAATGCATTCTTTACCTACACTGTATGTCTTACGCTGCATTATACATGGCAGCAGGCATTAGCAGCAGTCTTTATTTCAGGTGTATTATTTATAATAATTACATTAACTTCTATAAGAGAAAAGATAGTAGATGCACTACCTCAAACTTTAAAATTTGCTATCTCAGGTGGAATTGGTCTTTTTATTGCACTTATTGGACTTAAAAATGGTGGTATTATAGTCGCCAATGAAGCTACATTGGTAGGCTTTGGTAAACTTATTGAGCCAAGTGCCACCCTTACACTAATAGGTATTGTCATTACAGCAATACTTATGGCAAAAAAGGTTAAGGGTTCAATCTTAATAGGTATATTAGTTACAACAGTTATTGGTATACCTCTTAAAATAACTCACCCGGTACCAATTAGTCAGCTTGTGGGTCTTCCTCCAAGCATAGCACCTACATTTTTCAAAATGGATTTTGGTGGACTTCTTGGACTAGGTAAAGCAGGTGTTGTAGGAGCAATAGTCAGTGTATTAATGGTAGTTATAACAATTTGCTTGGTTGACTTATTTGATACTCTTGGAACTCTAGTTGGAACAGCACAAAAGGCAAATATGGTTGATGAAAATGGAAGAGTTAAAAATATGCCAAAGGCGCTTATATGTGATGCAGTAGCTACAACAGTAGGTTCAATATTTGGTACTAGTACTGTAGTAACTTATGTGGAATCTACTGCTGGAGTGGCAGAAGGTGGACGTACAGGGCTTACATCATTAGTAGTAGGAGTATTATTCTTGTTTGCTTTATTCTTCTCAGGTCTTGTAGGTATGGTTCCGGCACAGGCAACGGCTCCAGCACTTGTTATTGTAGGAGTTTTGATGCTGGGTTCAATTATAAAAATTAATTTCGAGGATTTTACTGAAGCATTTCCTGCATTTCTTACTATAGTAATTATGCCTTTTACTTATAGCATTGCTAATGGAATAGCTGCAGGCATAATATCTTATCCTATAGTAAAATTAGTTACTGGAAAGGGTAAGAAAGTACACCCATTGATTTATATATTAGCAGTAATATTTATAATAAGATTCTTAATATTACCAGAATAGAATTTCAGATTAAAAAAGTTGGGATATATATCCCAACTTTTTTTAATCTTCAAGCTCAATCAAATCTGTATTTGCAGCACCAGGAGGAACTATAGGCAGTACTTTTTCTTCCTTTAATATTTCACAATCAATTATTACAGGCTCATTTAAAGACAGAGCAGTTTCTAGTACTGCATCTATTTCATCATTTGAAGATATTTTAAAGGATTTTATTCCGTAAGCTGCTGCAAGTTTACAAAAATCTGGTGTGGAATCAAATACAGTTTGGGAAAAGTTTTTGTTATAAAACATATCCTGCCATTGATATACCATACCCAGTACATGATTATTTAAAACAAGCTGAATTACTGGAAGTTTATATTTTGCTAAAGTTGCCAGCTCATTGCAATTCATTCTAAAGCTGCCGTCTCCAGCTACATTTATTACTTTTTTATTACCACTGCCTATACAGGCACCTATAGCAGCACCAAGCCCAAAGCCCATGGTTCCAAGTCCACCAGAGGTAATAAAGCTTCTTGCATGCAAGAATTTAAAAAATTGTGCAGTCCACATCTGATTTTGACCAACCTCTGTGGTAACTATACAGTTTCCCTCTGTAAACTTATGCAATTTATCCAGTAAGATTTGAGGATTTACACTGGTATTTTTTTTATACATAAGTGGATGTGATTTTTTCCAAAGGTTAATTTGTTCCAGCCATTGAGACTCACATTTATTCTCTAAGGAAGATATTAAAGTTGTAAGCACGGTTTTCACGTCGCCTCTTATGGAAACGTCCTCTGGCAAATTTTTGCTGAACTCAGAAGCGTCAATATCTATATGAATTATTTTGGCATTTGGCACAAAAGAACTAACCTTGCCTGTAACTCTATCACTAAAACGTGAACCTATGGCAATAAGAAGATCACAATTGGAAAATGCATAGTTAGAGGTATAAGTTCCGTGCATACCTACCATGCCAAGAAACAATTGGTCATCCCCAGGAAAACCTCCAAGACCCATAAGAGAGCAGGATACGGGACATTGTATTTTTTTTGCAAAGTCATATAACTCCTTAGAAGCATTAGAACTTATAACTCCACCGCCTGCAAAGATAACTGGCTTTTTTGACGCTTTTATTAGATTAATAGCTTGAGATAAATCACCAGCTTCAGGCAAAATATCCCTAACAGTTTCAGTTAAAGGATAATGATCAATAATAGTATTTTGTATATCCTTTGGAATATCTATAAGTACAGGACCTGGACGACCAGTTGAGGCTATTTTAAAAGCTCTTCTTATAGTGTCTGAAAGGCTTTCAGGATCCTGTACAATGTAGTTTTCTTTAGTTATTGCCTTAGTTATACTTGTTATATCAACCTCCTGAAAAGAAGACTTTCCAAGATAGGATTTACCAACTTGCCCCGTAATAACTACTAGTGGTATTGAGTCACTAAAGGCAGTAGCAATTCCTGTAACTGTATTAGTAGCACCAGGCCCTGAGGTTGCTATTACAACACCGACTTTTCCAGTTGCTCTTGCATAACCATCAGCAGCGTGAGTGGCGCCTTGCTCATGAGCAGTTAATATATGTTTTATTTCTTTCTCATGGTATAAAGCGTCATATATTGGTAATACAGCTCCACCTGGATAACCGAAAATTACGTCAACTCCTTGTTCCTTTAGGCATTCTAATAGTACTTGCGCACCTGATAATTTCAATTTAAATCCCCCTTAATATTATAATGTGAACTAAAAAAGTATAAAAAAATAGACACAATGCCCTGGGGCGAGTGTCTGTTCGCGGTACCACCCAAAATTTTTCTTGTAGGAATAACGATCAATAGACCGGCACAGCTTACTGATTTCAGCCTGCAGCTCTAGGGTGATTTTCAACATACAATTGTCCGCAGGTTTTCAGCTGCCCCCGCTCTCTTTTGGATATCCTTATGTATACTAGTCCCTATCATAGCATTTAATTTAAAATAAAAAACAGCCATCCTTCCTGGGGCGAGGAGACTGTTTCGCGGTACCACCCAATTTATTACTTAATTTATATAACGGCTACATGCCGGCACAACCTACTTAATTCAGTCTGCAACTCCAGGGTGAGTTTCGGTATACAATTATCCGCAGGTTTTCAGCTGCCCCTGCTCTCTTTTGGACATCTCTTATACTTACTTTTCCCTTTCAAGGTTTTTCAAAACTAATATTTACGTATAAATATACTATCATCATAAAAATATGTCAATGATATTTTCTAAAAATTTTTATTTGTTTAATTTTTCATATGCTTTATTATAAATATAATATAATATTTTATGAATATTGATACTTTGAAAAATATATTTATACAGGTTGACAATTTAAAATTTTGGTGTTACGATTTTGGAAAAGTTGATAACACTTTTAAAATGCATTAATTTCTAAGTTATGCATTTATTTATTGCGTAGTATAGTTAGTGAAATTTAATCATGTATTAAGGCATATTCAAATAAATAACTATAATTCTAGGCAATAAGTATGGTATTCCGAAATTTGTAAAAAAATATAAAATATATTAAAAAAATAATTTTTTTATAAAAAATACAAATTAAAAGCTTTTTAATTGTGCGTCAAATGTAGTAAAATAATAAATAGTATCAGCTCATAAAAAATTTAAAAATTTTTTAAAATAAATTTAGGGGGCATTTTATAATGGCAAAAGTTTATTATGAACAAGATTGTAATTTAGGATTTTTAAAAGGAAAAAAGGTTGCTGTAATTGGTTATGGTAGCCAGGGCCACGCTCATGCGCTTAACTTGCATGAAAGTGGAGTTGATGTTATCGTTGGACTTTATAAAGGCAGCAAGTCTTGGGAAAAGGCGGAAGCAGCTGGCCTAAAAGTTACTACTTCTGAAGAAGCAGCAAAAGAAGCAGATATAATAATGATTCTTATAAATGATGAAAAGCAAGGTAAGCTTTATAAAGAATCAATAGAACCAAATCTAACTGAAGGAAAAGCATTAGTATTTGCACACGGATTTGCTATTCACTTTGGTCAAATAGTACCACCTAAAAATGTAGATGTATTCTTAATAGCTCCAAAGGGACCTGGTCATACAGTAAGAAGTCAGTTCCTAGAAGGAAAAGGAGTACCATGTCTTATCGGAATTCACCAGGATGCAACTGGAAAAGCTAGAGATATAGCACTTGCATATGCACTTGGAATTGGTGGAGCAAGAGCAGGAGTTATAGAAACTTCATTTAAAGAAGAAACTGAAACAGATCTTTTCGGTGAGCAAGCAGTATTGTGCGGCGGAGTAACTGCTCTTATAAGAGCTGGTTTCGAAACATTAGTTGAAGCAGGTTACCAACCAGAAATGGCTTATTTTGAATGTTGCCACGAAATGAAATTAATTGTAGACTTAATAAACCAAGGTGGACTTAACCTAATGAGATATTCTATCAGTGATACTGCAGAATACGGTGATTATGTTACTGGTGAAAAGATAATAACAGAAGATACTAAGAAGGCTATGAAAGGTGTATTAAAGGATATTCAACAAGGTGTGTTTGCAAGAAATTGGCTTTTAGAAAATCAAATTGGAAGACCATATTTCAATGCTAAAAAGAGAATGGATAGAGATCAACAATTGGAAACAGTTGGTGCTGAACTTAGAAAAATGATGTCTTGGAGCGATAAAGAAAAATTAGTATAAAACATAATTTAACATAATAAAAATATTTAAATATAGTATTTTCAGAAAACCAAGTTTAATAATTAAAAAATAAACTTGGTTTTTTAATATATTGAATATGTAAATTTATTAAATAATTAAAATATAAACATAATTATCAATTAAAGAGTTGGAATATACTGAATATTGAAATTATAAGAAAAATATAATACTATATTCTAGAGATCAATTGTTTTTGAAATAACCTATAGTTATAACAGACATAATTAATATGTATTTTAATTATACAATAGAAAAGTTTATAATAGTATATAGTGTAGTTTAGAATATAGTGGAAAACTGATTATTATATAAAATTATTATTAAATATAGTCTTAAACCCAAGGAGGAAAAGAAATATGAAAAAGGGCATGACAATGACGCAAAAGATAATAGCAGCGCATGCAGGTCTAGATTATGTTGAGGTAGGACAATTAGTAAATGCTAATGTAGATCTAGTTTTAGGTAATGATATTACCAGTCCTGTAGCTATTAAAGAATTTAGAAAATTAGGACTTGATAAAGTCTTTGATAAAAATAAAATAGCCTTAGTACCAGATCATTTTACACCTAATAAAGATATAAAGTCTGCTGAACATTGTAAAATGGTGAGAGAATTTGCACAGGAGATGGAAATAGTAAACTATTTTGAAGTGGGAGAAATGGGTATTGAGCATGCACTTTTACCTGAAAAAGGACTTACAATTCCTGGAGATATAGTTATAGGAGCAGATTCACATACCTGTACCTACGGAGCATTAGGGGCTTTTTCTACAGGAGTAGGTAGTACAGACATGGCTGTTGGAATGGCAACAGGAAAGGCTTGGTTTAAAGTACCAGAAGCAATAAAATTTGTTTTAAAGGGTAAGTTTAATAAATGGGTAAGTGGTAAGGACCTTATTCTTCACATAATTGGAATGATAGGGGTAGATGGTGCCCTTTATAAATCCATGGAATTTGTAGGAGAAGGCTTAAAAGAGATATCAATGGATGGTAGATTTACCATAGCAAACATGGCTATTGAAGCTGGAGCAAAAAATGGAATATTCCCAGTAGATGAAAAAGCTATAGAGTATATAGAGGGTAGAACAAATAGAGAATGGAAAATATTTGAGGCTGATGAGGATGCTGAATATTCAAGAGTAATTGAAATAGACTTAGGTGAAGTAAAGCCAACAGTTTCCTTCCCGCATTTGCCAGACAATACAAGAACTATAGACAATGTAGGAGATGTAAAAATAGACCAAGCTGTTATAGGTTCCTGTACTAATGGACGAATAGAGGATTTAAGAGTTACAGCAGAAATTTTAAAAGGTAGAAAAGTTAAAAAGGGAGTAAGACTTATAATACTTCCAGGAACCCAAAGTATATATCTTCAGGCTATAGAAGAAGGTCTTGCAAAAATATTTATTGAAGCTGGAGCAGTACTTAGTACGCCAACTTGCGGACCATGTCTTGGAGGGTATATGGGTATACTTGCAAAAGGTGAGAGAGCAATATCTACCACAAATAGAAACTTTGTAGGCAGAATGGGACATCCTGAAAGCGAAGTATATTTAGCTAGTCCGGCAGTAGCAGCAGCATCTGCATTAGCAGGAAAAATTGTTTCACCAGAGGAGGTATTATAATGGAGGCAAAGGGTAAAGTTTTAAGATATGGAGATAATGTTGATACAGACGTTATAATTCCTGCAAGATATTTAAATTCATCAGATCCAAAGGAACTTGCAAAACACTGTATGGAAGACCTGGATGTAAATTTCTTAGAAAAATTAAATAAAGGTGATATAGTAGTTGCAGACAAAAATTTTGGCTGTGGATCTTCAAGGGAGCACGCACCTATAGCACTAAAGGCAGCAGGAGTGTCTTGTGTTGTAGCTAAGAGTTTTGCAAGAATATTCTATAGAAATTCTATAAATATAGGTTTCCCAATACTTGAATGTGATGATGCTGTGGATGATGCAAAAGATGGACATGAACTTGAAGTTGATTTTACTACGGGCATAATAAAAAACATTACTTTAGGCAAAGAATATAAAGCTCAAGCTTATCCACAGTTTATGATAGATATTATGGAAAATGAAGGTTTGATAAATTGTGTTAAAAATGGAAGCTTCAAATAATAGAAATAGATACAATTCTGTTATTTTTGCAAATAAATATTAATAGCAATTTTGCTGATTATTGGTATGAATTTAAAGCCATATAAGCTTATAGTAGTAAGAATATTTAATTTCAGTGGAAGTAAGATAAAGTGAATATGCAGTATAAGGAGATTGATCATAGATGAATGAATTCAAAATTGCAGTTATACCTGGGGATGGAATAGGGCCAGATATTATGAGAGAAGCTGTAAAGGTAATGACTAAGGTTGGAAAAAAATACGATACGAAATTTGATTTTGTGGAAGTTAAGGCAGGTGGAGCTGCTATAGATGCCTATGGTAATCCACTTCCTAAAGAAACAATAGATGAATGTAAAAGCAGTACTGCTGTACTTTTAGGTGCTGTAGGAGGACCAAAATGGGATAATCTTGAAGGCTCCAAAAGGCCAGAAAGAGCTCTTCTTGGATTACGTGGTGCACTTGGATTATATGCAAATCTAAGACCTGCTAAGGTTTATAACGTATTAAAATCTGCATCACCTTTAAAAAATGAAATAATAGATGAAGGCGTTGATCTGTTAGTAGTAAGAGAGCTTATAGGCGGTATATATTTTGGTGACAGAGGTACCAAAGAGATAAATGGAGTAGAAACAGCTTATGACACAGAAAAATACAATGTAGATGAAGTTAAAAGAATAGCACATTCTGCTTTTAAAGCTGCCATGAAGAGGAAAAAGAAAGTTACTTCAGTGGATAAAGCCAATGTACTTGATGCATCAAGATTATGGAGGAAAACTGTAAACGAAGTAGCTAAAGAATATCCAGAGGTAGAATTAAATCATTTGTATGTTGATAACACCGCCATGCAGCTTGTTAGAAAGCCTTCCCAATTTGATGTTATATTAACAAACAATATATTTGGAGACATACTATCAGATGAAGCCTCTATGATAACGGGTTCCATAGGAATGCTGGCATCTTCAAGCATAAGAGAAGATAGCTTCGGAATGTATGAGCCTATACATGGTTCTGCACCAGATATAGCAGGACTAGATATAGCTAATCCTCTTGCACAGATACTTTCAGCTGCCATGCTTATGGAATATTCATTGAATATGTCAGAAGCAGCAAGAGATGTGGAAGCAGCAGTGGAAAAGGTATTAAATGCTGGATATAGAACAGCAGATATATATACTGAAGGAACTAAAAAAGTGGGAACTTCAGAAATGGGAAAATTAGTTCTTGAACAAATATAGATAAGAAAAATTATATTAAGCATATAATCACTATCAAAATTTATTCTTTAAAGTTTTGATAGTGATTTTTTATTTATACAGCTCCAATTTAACTAATTATCGAAATTAACATTTTTATTGCTACAGCTAGGGACATGCTTATAAATACAGGTTTTATTATCTTAGCACCTTTAAGTAAAGCAAGTCTTGTACCTAATTTTGCACCAAAAATCATGCAAATTGCTACGGGAATTGCTAAAACATAATTTACTTGTCCATGTACTGCAAATAATATGTACCTAAAGCTAATCTAGTAGGAAGCCCAACCAGTAAAAAAGCAGGAAGACTTATTAAACCACCGCCCCCAGCAATTGAATCTACAGCGGCTGCAATAAAACCGAATATGCACAATAATGCCAATGTACTTAGATTTATTTGAGTAGATATGTTTTTTGCAAGTGTAAGCACAGGATAATTATATAGTTGTAAAAGATACATGTTATTAAGACATCCTTTCTATGTAGTAAGCTATATATTATTTTAACATAATTATAAAAAGGAAGTAAGGGACATACTCCCACCTGTAGGAGGTGGGAGTATTCTACACAAAATATTTTGTACAATAGTAATTATTTTCTAGTTACCCGCCTTACTCTGGCTATCTTCCTGTAAAAACTTCTTCAGAAGATTGTGATTTAAAATATCATCAGAATACTGAAGTTCCTTAAGCGTTGTATTCTTTTTGGCATTCAAATCCGGATTAGAGGGAATAACCTTTTTATTGGCAATATTATAAAAGGTATTTGTCCAGGATACATAAAAAGTCTTTCCATCTGTAAAGGAACCATTTCTGAATTTTACGTCTCCCTCAGTACTGTTTAGCATATCTTTTCCAAGCATATATGTGTTAGGAAGATTATATAAATTAGCTATAGTAGGGAACAAATCTATTTGACCGGTATATAAATGATTTACTCCTTTGTTGGCATCCTCAGGGAAATGGATGAACATTGGAACCTTCTGGAGTTCATACCAATCTAAATCTGTTGGATTTTTAATACCCTCGAAATCATAGAGTGAAGGCATGTCATTTTTAGGGATAGCATAATGGTCTCCATATAACATAACAATAGAATTATTAAGCATGCCAGAGGCTTGAAGCTTATCTAAAAACATTCCAAGCTGTTGATCAGTATAATGTATTCCCTTAAGATAATCACCGAATAGAGTATTATTATATTTGCCTGTATTAAAGGTTCCTGTAGTACCCTTAGCATATCCTTTTACATCATCATAAGGATAATGGCTGCTTAAGGTTATGTTAAAAGCAAAATAAGGTTGAGAAAAAGTTTTTATTTTATCAAAGGCTTGGTTAAGGAAAGATTTATCGCTTAAACCAAGTCCCACATTCTCATTAAGGTTATATGTTCTTTCTCCATAAAAATCATCAAATTTTTCAGCCTTATACATTACATTTCTATTCCAAAAGCCTTCCTGAAAACCGTGTAATGCAGCAGTATAATATCCTTTATCATCCATTTCCTTAGCAAGAGAACTGTAGGAATCACCAGCATACATATAGTAAGCTGCACCAGAGGCTGCAGGATATAGTGAATTATTTGATAAGAACTCTGCATCTGAAGTATTTCCAGCTGCTACCTGGTAAAAGTAATTGTCAAAATACATACTTTTATTTATCCATCTATTGAGATTAGGGGTTATTTCTTGACCATTAATCTTTTGATTTATTACAAATTGCTGTAAAGCTTCTACCTGGATTACTATTAAATTCTTGCCAGCAGCCGCGCCCTTAAAATTTGTTCCCGTAGAGGAATTTTTCTTTTCAAGATAAGCTTTTATTTCATCTTGTCTCTCTTGAGGCAATTTCTGCATATTGGATACACTTGTCTTGATTACATTATAAGCGTCAAGTACATGAAAGTTTACTGTTCCAAGGTGCTGGGTGAGATAGATTCTGTTAAACATTGTAGATATAAGGTTTGGCTGCTCTACAGATAAGTCATAGATTTTTTTCGCATCTATAGAGGTAAAAATGGCAAATACTACTAGAAACATGGCAAATCTTTTGAAAAATTTTGGATTTGGTTTATCTACTCTCCTATAGAATCTTAGTAGTGGGATTAATATGAAAACATCTAAAAGATATAGGAAATCAGTAGGACTTATAAGTTGTTTTACACTGGCGCCAACGCCTCCTAAAAGAAAGCCGTTTCTCACAACTCCAAGAGATATTACATCTTTAAAATACCTATAATAAACAGTGTCCACAATTATAAGTAGGCTTATAATTATATTAAATATATAGAGAAGTCTTGTCCTAGTATTATTTTTAAAAATTAAAGCAATGCTTCCAAGAATAGCTACAGAAGATATGATAGCTGCACTAACATAAAAATAGCTAAAATATGTAGGGGAAATAGATTTATCGAAATTAAAGGCTTTTATTGATAATATAATTACAAAATAAATTATATCTAAATTATTAATGAAAAATTTTTTGATTTTTTCTGCAATGTTATTGTTTATGTACATTAGTATATGAACCCCCTATTAAAATAAACTATACAAAAGTATACTATTATAGTATAACTTTAAACTATGTATAGAATAAAAATAAAATGTAAAATATTTTGTAAATGAATATTTAGTAAATGAATATTTAGTAATATAATAATTCTTACATATTATAGTCAAAAAAATTAATAA from Clostridium pasteurianum BC1 includes:
- a CDS encoding LTA synthase family protein, encoding MYINNNIAEKIKKFFINNLDIIYFVIILSIKAFNFDKSISPTYFSYFYVSAAIISSVAILGSIALIFKNNTRTRLLYIFNIIISLLIIVDTVYYRYFKDVISLGVVRNGFLLGGVGASVKQLISPTDFLYLLDVFILIPLLRFYRRVDKPNPKFFKRFAMFLVVFAIFTSIDAKKIYDLSVEQPNLISTMFNRIYLTQHLGTVNFHVLDAYNVIKTSVSNMQKLPQERQDEIKAYLEKKNSSTGTNFKGAAAGKNLIVIQVEALQQFVINQKINGQEITPNLNRWINKSMYFDNYFYQVAAGNTSDAEFLSNNSLYPAASGAAYYMYAGDSYSSLAKEMDDKGYYTAALHGFQEGFWNRNVMYKAEKFDDFYGERTYNLNENVGLGLSDKSFLNQAFDKIKTFSQPYFAFNITLSSHYPYDDVKGYAKGTTGTFNTGKYNNTLFGDYLKGIHYTDQQLGMFLDKLQASGMLNNSIVMLYGDHYAIPKNDMPSLYDFEGIKNPTDLDWYELQKVPMFIHFPEDANKGVNHLYTGQIDLFPTIANLYNLPNTYMLGKDMLNSTEGDVKFRNGSFTDGKTFYVSWTNTFYNIANKKVIPSNPDLNAKKNTTLKELQYSDDILNHNLLKKFLQEDSQSKAGN